Part of the Cryptosporangium arvum DSM 44712 genome, CGCCCCGGGTCTCCCCTGTCAGTTGCACGGTGGGTTCCCCCGTCCCGTCACCCCCGGTCTCGGGCCGATCGGTGCCGAGCGGCGGTATGTACGGCGGAACGCCGATATCGCCGGGCCTGAACGCGGTCGACGCGACCGGATCGATCAGGCCGGCCCGCTCTCTGCTGTACCGCGGGGACAGCAGACGACGCAGCACGGTCTCCGCATCCGCGGGCTCCAGATGCCCGTAGAACGCTTCCCGGTCGGCCATGGCCAGCTTCAAGGCCTCGGTGATCGTGTGGATTCCGACGGCGGTCGACGGATCGATCCGTTCGTCGTCGAAATGGTCGAGCATGGTGAGGGCCTGCAGCAGGACCGGGCCCTGGGACCACAGGCCCGCCTTCGCCACCGTGGCTCCCCGGAACTTCGCGGTGACGGCCGGCTCGAGGGACGGAACGAAATCGCTGAAGTCGGCGGCGGTGATCACTCCGGCGTGGTCGCTGCCGGAGGAGTGCCGATGCGGAACGGCTGCGAACTCGGCCACGGCGGCGGCCACGAAGCCGGTTCGCCAGGTGGACCGCGCGGACTCGATCCGTGCCGTTCTCGACTGGCCGGCCCCCGCGGCGACCAGCCGGCGCAGCGTACGCGCATAGGCGGGGTTCGTCAGGGTCGTATACGGCTGCGGGACCGTCCCCGAAGGCATCCACAGCGCGTACGACGTCGGCCAATGGGTGCGGAAGAGATCCTCGATCCTGAGCAGGACCTGCGCCAACTGAGGCACGACCGGGACGCCGCCCTCCGCGTAGTCGATCGCGTAGGCGAGGACGTCGGCGAGCTCCCACGTGCCGAACTCGGCGAGCAGCCAGAGCCAGGAGTCGACAGCACCCGGGACGGCAGCGGCAAGGGCACCGGCACCCGGCACGTGGTCCAGTCCCTCGGCCACGAAGTGCTCGATCGTGGCTCCCCGCGGAGCGTGTCCCTGCCCCACCAGCACCTGCGGAGACGGGTTCGACGCGGTGGCGAGCACGGCGACGAGATCACCGCCCGGCCCGTTGAGGTGCGGTTCGGCCACGTGCAGCACGAAGGCGCCCGCTGTGGCCGCGTCGAACGCGTTGCCGCCTCGCTCGAGCACGGACTGGGCCGTCGCGGAAGCCAGCCAATGCGTCGACGCGGTCATGCCGAAGGATCCGCGCAGTGTGGGACGAGTCGTACGGGGCGGCTGCAGACCGGCCATTTACGTCACTATCCGTTCTGTGCGCCGAGGGTGGAATCAGCGCGCGTGGTGGGCGGCGTGGTGGGCGGCCAGGACGTCGCCGCCGAAGTCGGCCTCGGGGTCCCTCCAGACGGCGTGAGCGTGGTTGGCCCCGCGCTGGACGTTGGTCCACTCGATGAGCAAGCGTGGGCCCTGCAGGCGGTAGTAGTGCGGTTCACCCGCCCTGGTCGAGCCGGCCCAGGCGAGGTGCACGGCCTCCAGCGCAGCCGAATCGTCGTAGCGACGCAGCGGGGACACCCCGTCCGGGACACGACCGAGGTAGGTGCCCAGCAGAGCGCGCAGCAGCTCCCGCTGCGCGGCGTCGAGTTCGGCGCCCGGCACGCCCTTGGGCGGCGGGGTGAGCGCCAGCGCTCGCCGGTTCGCGCCGTCGAGGCCGGTGGCCGGTTCCTCGGCGCGGTCCGGGCGGTGCGGGCCTGGGCGCCAGAGTTCGCCGCGCTTCAGCACGCGGTCGTCGATCGTGCTGCTGTTGCCCGCGACGACGTCGTTCGGGGCGCGGGGCAGCAGCACCGCGCGAGTGGCCAACTCCGGGTGCAGGGAGCGGACCAGTTCGCGGGCCAGGTCCTCGGCCGTCCCCAGCGGGCGTAGCGTCGCGCCGCCCAACAGCGGTGACGCCGCCGGATCAGCACCCAGGAAACACGGGGTCGTGGCGACGACCCGCCCGTCCACCACGAGGTTGTTGATCGAGACGTGGTGCCCGCCGAACCTCCATCCCCACGGCTGCCGTCCGCCGGCTTCGCCGAAGATCCGCAGGTAGTACAGGCCGGGATCGCGCGTCCGCTCCCTCCCCCAGTTCACCGAGAAGTCCTCGACGCGGTCGAGCACGTTCTCCAGACCGAGCACCGTGGCGACGGTCGTGTACCCGGCTTCGGACAGTCCGCTCGCGACCAGCTGCATCACCATCCGGTGTTGAGCGGGGCGCTGCTGATGGAACGTCAGGCCGCCGTGATCGGTGGGCGTGTAGAACCAGCGGGTGCGTTCGGCGTCGGCGTCGGCGCCCGGTGGCGGCCCGACCGCCACCCCACGCTGGTCCGCGTCCAGGGAATCCAGCCATCGCTGGGCGGCCTCCGCCATCCGGGTCGCGACCTCGCGCCCGGCGTCACCCATCGGTGCCGAGCCGACACGCGCGCCACGGCCGTGGATCGCTGATGCGCCGGAGATAGCCGGCCGTTCCGACCCGGTCTGGTCGCGACATCATGACTGCCTCTCGCCGACGCGATCTGTGACTGCAGTATGAATTGAGATAAGTCTATCGCATAGCGCCAGCGTCAGCTGTCTTTTCGGAGCGCCCGAGAACGATCAGAGGCCGGCGCGCACGGCGGGTCAGCCCGCCCGTACCCACCCGCGCAGCGCGCCGCAGTACGCCTCGGTCAGCCGCGTGACGACCTCCCGGCGGGACAGGTGCCCGTGCCGCAGGAGGTCCAGGACCTCGCGCGGATCGAAGATCATGTTGTTGAGGAACAAGGCGTACTCGAGCATGTCGTCCGGGAGCCCGATGTCGTCGAGCAGCCCCCGCACCGGGCCGGCCCAGGCGTCCCGCATGAGGGCGATGATCGGATTCCCGTCGTGGAGCCGCTCCAGGTAACCCCGTCGGGACCGGAGCTGGACCAGCGCGGGGCCGTGCTCGGAGAGCAGGTCCACCCACTTGTTCACGACGGCATCGAAGAGCGGCCGCCCCTGCGCGGTCGACGTCGCGGTGAATTCGTTGAGCTGCTCGACGACGCTGAGCACGTACGCCGCGAGCACCTCCTCCAACGAGGAGAAGTAACGGTAGGCGGTGGCCGGACCGATTTCCGCGCGGGACGCGACCGCCTGCATGGTGAGTTCGTCGGGCGCTTCCCGGGCGAGCTCACCCACGGCCTCGAGGAGGCGTCGACGGTTGCGGCGGGTGTCACTGCGCAACTTGCGCCCCTCGCGGGGGACGGCCTGGCGATCGGACACGGGCCTCCTCCGCCTCGTCGAAACGCAGGTAGAGGTTAGCGTCTCCGATGCCGGTCGACACCGAGGTGACCGACGATGCGGGCGAGCCCGGTCCGCAGGTCGTCCACGGAGGTCGCGAACGAGATCCGGAGGTGTCCTTCGCCCGAGGGTCCGTACTCCGCTCCGGCCCGAACCAGCACCTTCCGTTCGGCGAGCTCACGGACGACCTCCTCGGAGGGACGAGGGGCGTCGTACCGAAGGAAGCCGTAGAACGCGCCTTCCGGGGGAATCAGGTGCAGGCCGGGGACGCCCGCCAGGTGCGTGATCACGAGCTCGCGACGCTGCCGATACGTCTCGACCATGGCCTCCACCGCGCGGTCCGGCAACTCGAGGGCAGCCACGGCCGCGCGCTGGACCGCCGTGTTCACCGAGCCGTTGAAGGTCCGGTGCAGGTGAGCCGCCGCGTCCACCACCTCGCGCGGCCCGGTCAGGTACCCCACCCGCCAGCCGGTCATCGCGTACGTCTTCGAGAACGTCCCCACGCACACCGCTCGCTCCCGCAGCGATTCGATCGTCAGCACCGAACGCGCCACGTGGCCCGGGTAGACCAGCCGGTGGTACGCCTCATCACTGACGAGCAGAACGCCGGAGCCGTCGAGGAGGGCTCCGAGGGCCTCGAGCTCCTCTTCGCGGTGCACGATGCCGGTGGGATTCGATGGATTCGAGAAGATCATCATGGTGGCGCCGGGAAGCGCAGCGGCCAGCGCGTCGAGGTCCCAGTGCAGGTCCCGGCCGAGTGGGACGAAGTCGACGGTGCCTCCGGCGAGTACCACGAGGTCGGCGTAGAGCGAGTAGGCCGGCTCCGGGATGACCACGCGGTCGCCGGGGCCGACCATCGCGAGCACGATCGCCGCCAGCGCACCAGTGGCTCCGTGAGTGACCACGACGTCGTCCGCACTCCACGCCCGTCCCGGATACGCGGGCAACCGACCCGCGAGTGCGGTGCGCAACTCGGGCAGGCCCTTCTGGTCCGCGTAGTGGGTGTCGCCCGCGCGCAAGGCGGCCACAGCAGCCTCGATCACCGGCGTCGGCGTCGGGAGGTCCGGCTCCCCCATGGCGAGGGACACCGCACCCGGCGGGGCCGGCCCGAGAGCCGGCCGCCGCGAGAAGCGGCGCAATTCCTCGATCCGGGGAGCGGGCCGCGCCGCGGTCATCGAGCCACGACCGGGCCGTCGGGGCGGGCGGCGAGGATGCGCTGCCGGAGCGTCTCCTCGTACTCGCCGATGGCGCCGACCGCATCGACGACCTCCTGCACCCGGCGCCGCGGAACGACGACGACCCCGTCGGAGTCCCCGACGAGCACGTCACCCGCCGCCACGACCACGCCGCCGACCGCCACCGGGCCACCGATGACGCCGGGACCGTCTTTGAACGGTCCGGCCGGCGTGACCGCCCGAGCGTAGACGGCCAGGCCCATCTCGGTCAGCGCCCGGACGTCACGGATCGCACCGTCGACCACGGCGCCGACGACCCCGCAGTTGACCATGATCTCGCCGATGAGATCCCCGATCAGC contains:
- a CDS encoding pyridoxal phosphate-dependent aminotransferase produces the protein MTAARPAPRIEELRRFSRRPALGPAPPGAVSLAMGEPDLPTPTPVIEAAVAALRAGDTHYADQKGLPELRTALAGRLPAYPGRAWSADDVVVTHGATGALAAIVLAMVGPGDRVVIPEPAYSLYADLVVLAGGTVDFVPLGRDLHWDLDALAAALPGATMMIFSNPSNPTGIVHREEELEALGALLDGSGVLLVSDEAYHRLVYPGHVARSVLTIESLRERAVCVGTFSKTYAMTGWRVGYLTGPREVVDAAAHLHRTFNGSVNTAVQRAAVAALELPDRAVEAMVETYRQRRELVITHLAGVPGLHLIPPEGAFYGFLRYDAPRPSEEVVRELAERKVLVRAGAEYGPSGEGHLRISFATSVDDLRTGLARIVGHLGVDRHRRR
- a CDS encoding DUF3500 domain-containing protein, producing MGDAGREVATRMAEAAQRWLDSLDADQRGVAVGPPPGADADAERTRWFYTPTDHGGLTFHQQRPAQHRMVMQLVASGLSEAGYTTVATVLGLENVLDRVEDFSVNWGRERTRDPGLYYLRIFGEAGGRQPWGWRFGGHHVSINNLVVDGRVVATTPCFLGADPAASPLLGGATLRPLGTAEDLARELVRSLHPELATRAVLLPRAPNDVVAGNSSTIDDRVLKRGELWRPGPHRPDRAEEPATGLDGANRRALALTPPPKGVPGAELDAAQRELLRALLGTYLGRVPDGVSPLRRYDDSAALEAVHLAWAGSTRAGEPHYYRLQGPRLLIEWTNVQRGANHAHAVWRDPEADFGGDVLAAHHAAHHAR
- a CDS encoding TetR/AcrR family transcriptional regulator → MSDRQAVPREGRKLRSDTRRNRRRLLEAVGELAREAPDELTMQAVASRAEIGPATAYRYFSSLEEVLAAYVLSVVEQLNEFTATSTAQGRPLFDAVVNKWVDLLSEHGPALVQLRSRRGYLERLHDGNPIIALMRDAWAGPVRGLLDDIGLPDDMLEYALFLNNMIFDPREVLDLLRHGHLSRREVVTRLTEAYCGALRGWVRAG
- a CDS encoding aldolase codes for the protein MYITASIDRVTVAPSWSRAATAEFRRLGEVPAATVGDALQRMTVMDGGIRLFTGPTALLGSALPVDVRSGDNLAIHRALDDARPGDVLVVNGHGDLTRALIGDLIGEIMVNCGVVGAVVDGAIRDVRALTEMGLAVYARAVTPAGPFKDGPGVIGGPVAVGGVVVAAGDVLVGDSDGVVVVPRRRVQEVVDAVGAIGEYEETLRQRILAARPDGPVVAR
- a CDS encoding gamma-glutamyltransferase translates to MAGLQPPRTTRPTLRGSFGMTASTHWLASATAQSVLERGGNAFDAATAGAFVLHVAEPHLNGPGGDLVAVLATASNPSPQVLVGQGHAPRGATIEHFVAEGLDHVPGAGALAAAVPGAVDSWLWLLAEFGTWELADVLAYAIDYAEGGVPVVPQLAQVLLRIEDLFRTHWPTSYALWMPSGTVPQPYTTLTNPAYARTLRRLVAAGAGQSRTARIESARSTWRTGFVAAAVAEFAAVPHRHSSGSDHAGVITAADFSDFVPSLEPAVTAKFRGATVAKAGLWSQGPVLLQALTMLDHFDDERIDPSTAVGIHTITEALKLAMADREAFYGHLEPADAETVLRRLLSPRYSRERAGLIDPVASTAFRPGDIGVPPYIPPLGTDRPETGGDGTGEPTVQLTGETRGDTCHIDVVDRWGNLISATPSGGWLQSSPAVPELGFALGTRLQMTWLDRAAPSRLTPGRRPRTTLTPTLLLSDGRPVAALGTPGGDQQDQWQLLYLVRTLAFGLDPQEAIDAPAFHTTALVTSFWPRTWTPGGLVIEDRVDEAVVDELRGRGHDVTLSGPWSQGRLSVVTRDPDSGVLQAAANPRGAQGYAAGR